aggatttggaatctctgcagggaaagagactccacaacctctctggttagcctgttccagtgctctggcactctCACAAGACAGTTTTTCCTCGTGGTTCTggggaatttcctgtgttccaatttGCCCCCAGACCATCCGAGTCTGCAGTATCCCTGTGAGACACAGGGCTCCAGGTTCAAATCTGGGGCTGGCTCTTACTTTCCCGGCCCGGAGCAAAGCGCTcagcccctctcctcccccGGGGAATGGGGCATATCCCAAGGGCAGGGCTGTTATTCATTATCTTGATGACCCAGAGGTCAGGAACAGCTTTGGAGCAGCCAGGATCCCCCCTCATCCCCGGGGCCAGAGCAGCCACAgtcctcactccagcagcatcTCACGGAGAGTCCGACGGGATGGTAAGGAAAAGCCAAGGGGAATTTCTCCGGGTTTGGGGTGGGAAGAGTGGTCCAAGCAGCGCGGAGCCACATGGTGTGGGCAGGGCTGATGGGACGATGAGGGTTTTGTACCACCGGATGTGGATTTAATAACCAGGATGAGAAATAGGAAAGGTGCTTggaaaaagagggagggaaTCCAATTATTCCCTGGATAACTCAGGGTAGACTCTGCCTGCTGAGCAGGAGAGGGTTTtgtctagaatcacagaatggtctgccttggaagggatctccaaaggtcatctagtccaaccccctctgcagtaagcagggacatcctcaaccagatcaggttgcccagagccctggatcTTCAGTTTCCTCcgttttgttgttttgatttttatttttttaaccttttctctgtctttctccctCTGTTGCTCGGCTCAAAGCCCATCTCTGGGTTTAAACCTCCATGGGGGATGATGTGggacagcccagccccacctccCCCTCGCCTTGGGAGTTCCTTGCTGCTGTCTGAGCGATCTGCAATAGTTCTTGATGGCCCTCGCTGCAGGCAGTGTCACCTCCCGGGCAGGCTGATGGATCATCACCTACTAGCCACTGTttctgccctgcccagcccttgaAAGCAGCCGGAGGGGGTTGAGGTGGAGGatgctgcagacacagctgggGAGAGCCCCTTCTGCACCCCTGGAGAACTTTGGTCGGTTTGGGGAGTCTGCTAAAGAGCAGGAATAGGAGCTGAACCCACCCTAGagatggggaaaaggaaaatgagctgAAGGCAGAAGAGGGAGCCTGGATGGGGAGGTGGAAGGTGGAGGGTTTGCTCCTGGGGAGGAGACTGGACAGAACAGGAGTAAGAAAGACCACTGGAGGTGGTGAGGGAATCCCCTGCAGCCAAGGTGTTGTGTTGATGGGGCAGCATGTTGGATCCAGGCCTGCCTGGACAGGGGTATTCACCATCTACTCTGGgcttgctccccagccctgtgccaggtcCTTCCTTGCCCAGTCAGCCCCTCGTGATGACACCATGCACAGGGGCTGTGAGGTAGGTAGGGGTGGATGCTGGGACAAGGTCTGGGAGGAGACCAGAGCAGAAGAAGCCTCAcaaaccacaggatcacaggatgttaggggttggaagggacctctggagatcatcaagtccaaccccctgccagagcaggaccatagaatccagcacaggtcacacaggaacacatccagatgggtcttgaaggtctccggagaaggagactccacaacctctctggggagcctgttccagagctctgtgaccctcacagtgaagaagttcctcctcatgttgaggtggaacctcctgtgctgtagtttatatccattgccccttgtcctatcccagggtgcaactgagcagagcctgtcccctgcctcttgaccccAAGAGGACCCCAGCACACCTCAGGCTGTAAGAGGCagggatgggctgaggtcaatggAGGTGTCTCAGGTAGCTGGGGCTTCTCTCACTTCTCCCCACTGACTGCTCCTGGGCTGACTTGCTCACATGGAGACATCTCTGCTCTACAGACTCAAGGGGTTGAGATGAACCTCTGTGTCCATAGTACTTTTCCAGATCCTTTGGAAATCTGGCTCTGGTACAGTGGTCTTGGCTGTGTGTGAAAGGTGGGGAGACACTTGCTTTCTTCTGCTACAGTTCTTGGTTTTGCTCCAGGTTCATGGTCAAGGAGGATTCAAGTTCCAGAACTGGGCCAAGACTtatggctgctctccagagttGTACTTCCAGCCCACTTCAGTGGAGGAGATCCGGGAGGTAAGGAAGGGTCTTCCAGGAGACAATCCAGTAGAAatgaaggggaggaaagggcaggaagggctgtggtgCTCCTGCATGTTCAGTCAGAGAGGTCACAGATGGTGACAGCATGAGTCCTTCTCTTAGCCCAGGAGCTGGCTCACCCTACTGAACTGCACATTCTCCAGCAGATGTGTCAAACACctaagagagggagaaaacaaaCTTGCCTGGGcccagctggcccagctgttcCCTGGGTATCAGCATCTGGCATCCTTCTGGGGTCCCCTGCTTGCCCCAGCTGCCATATTGAGGGATGGGAGTCACTTTTGTTACCCCAGAGATGCCTAGGATGTCTCAGGTGGGCATCACCTCTTCTAGGACCATATAATCagacaatggtttgggttggaagcactctttaaaggtcatcgagtccaacccccaaggATGATCCCAAGGACTGTCTTAGGAGGTGTTtgggctccagggatggttttAACCCCCAGAAGCTGGATTATCCAAGTAAATGGATGCCAGCCATGGGTGAGATTTTATCTTGGGATGTCTCAGAGTGCCTCTGGAATCACCTTTAGCCCATGACTTTGAGGGGAGATGTTGGGTGCTCAGGACCACCTGTTGTCTCTGCAGATCCTGGATATGGCcaggcagcagaacaagagggtCAAGGTGGTGGGGGGAGGTCACTCTCCTTCGGACATCGCCTGCACTGAGGACTTCATGATTCAGATGGGGAAGATGAACCAGATCCTCAAGGTGAGACTGGCTTCTGGGAGGTGGTGTTGTGCCCTGGAAATGTGGTGACAGCTCTGTTCATGCAGCCACCTATGGCTCTGGCAGGCATTAGCTATACCCAGAGAGGGAGGTGGAAGAATGGAGAGGCTTTCTTCTCCTCACCGACAGGAGCTTTCCCAAACCAGACCATGCACACTTCCCCAGTGGAAACCCTTCCTTTGTGTGTTGGAAGTGATATCTTCTCAATGTGTGTTCAGGGAGCACTTAGCCATGGAATGTTGTCCTCATCACACCATGGTCCGctggatggggaggagaacttgGAAGGGTCACCTTGACAGAAGTGCCTCaggtgcagcacagcctggcaaagACCCAGCTGGGTGTTCATGGTCCATGGCTGGTGGGCAGCATCCCTGTGGGAGGTTGCTCTGTTGGATGACACTGGGAAGGAAATAGTTCTTCCTTGCTGCCTGTGGAGCAGGTCCTGAACTGtagaacagccccagttccctcagctgctcctcacaagacctgtgctctggacccttcaccagcttccttgcccttcatttcacatgttccagcacctcaaagtccttGGAGTGAGCAGTCCCAAAGTGAACCCAGGATTCAGGGCAAGACCTCCCCCGTGcccagtacaggaggacaatcccagccctagtcctgctggccacactattagtgacccaagccaggatgctggtggccttcttggccacctgagcacatgtTGGCTCATCTTTAGCCACctgttgaccaacacccccaggtccttttctgctgggcaatttccagccactcttcctgaAGACTGGAGGATTGCAGGGGGTTGTtttgacccaagtgcagaacctgaCACTGATCTTattgaatctcatcccattggccttagcccattgatccagcctgacCAGGTCCCTCTATGGAGCCTCCAGACCCTGCAGCAGATCAACCttcccacccaacttggtgtcatcacaTATATTCCCTTGtacatgtttgtgtgtgtgtgtgtgcagctgaaGGTGAGGAAATCCTGATGCCGGCAGTGTGTTCTGAGAGCTGGGTCATTATTGGTAATTAGCAACAATCATTAATTAAGGTACTGCTCCCTCCCTGACAGCTCTGTCAGAAGCAGGATGAATAGCTCCTGGCTGGCTGAAGCTGCCCAAGCCAGGCAGCAGGCCAGAGTGAAGAGCTTTGCTGAGGGCAGAGCTTTGAAGGGTCTTcttccttgccttgctcaacACCTAGGAGATGTTCTGTGAGAGGTTACACACCTCTGAGAccagagagagcagagggcaACAGGGAATGGACCAGGAGCAGGAACCAGTGGCACCACTGGGTTggaggaggtttgggttgggtgaAGGTCTGAGAGGTGGCATCTCAGGATGGAGCAAGTCCTTCCTGGTGTGTGGACATTGCTTTGGTAAGAGCAGAGTTGTTCTCAATGGGGTGTTTCTCCTCCCAGCTGTGTgaccttcccctctctcctcccatcccatcctgtgCAGGTGgacaaggagaagcagcaagtgACCGTGGAGGGAGGGATTTTCCTCTCGGATCTGAACGTGGAGCTGAGCAAGCAGGGGCTGGCCCTGGCCAAGTGAGTGGGACACGTGCATGGGgccatccctctgcctcctcctgtcCTTGCCCCACATCAGGTTCTGGGAGATGGCAAAATCAAGATGTTTGAAGGGCTTTTACTGCAGAACAGAGATGTTTACTTCAGGGTCTGGTCTTCACAGGTCCGTGATGGAGGAGCTGATCCTGCCTTAGAGTGGGAGGCAGGACAAAGGGAACCtctatcacagtacatcagaggttggaagggacctcaagagatcaatCCCTACACCTATTCTACTCTCTCTGTACCCACTGAGCTGGCCCTTCCCATGTCATTGCTTTTGGGATGTCTCCCCAGAAGAGGAGGTGGAAGTGGTGGTCTGGGGGTCCAAAGTTACCCACCCATTGCTGCAGGCTACCCTGCAGGGTGGAAGACCTTTCTTGTTGGGGTAGGGGAGCATTTCCTGGGGGTCTCTGCAGGGCCTCCACATGCTGTAACACCTGCCCAAGTGGGATGTCCTCACAGGCTGAGGCTCTTACCCATCCCTTCATCTGTCCCCAGCTTAGGAGCCGTTTCTGAGGTGACAGCTGCTGGTGTGATTGGGACAGGGACACACAACACTGGGATCAAGCATGGCATCCTCCCCACCCAGGTGAGACACAAGTCTGGAGCGTGTCAGCTCATGGACCTCAGCGTCTTGAGGGCTTCAGGGAAGATGTTCCATCACCCAGTACGGGTCTGGTGACATGTCTTGGGGTTCCCCCAAGACAGAGCTGCTTTAGAGGACCCTCAAGTCCTCCATGCACAGTGAGACCTCCTCAGCTGCCAGCCAAACCAGAATCCAGCTCAAAACTCCTCTACCTCTGTGCTTCATGGTTGTAAAATGCAATGAGTAAGGTCTGTACTTAAGTTCTTGTGCTGGAGCACCCCACAACCAAACCTCTGCAGGTCCCAGGTCTGGGTTTAACTAGGCACTGATGGAAATCCTCTGCTCAACTCAAATCCTCTGTGTTGACTCCACCAATGGTTATGGAGAAGTAACCTGAGgtagttttatttctttatttgatGGCTTTTCCTAGCACCATctagggtgggagggagggggccTGGTTGAGCCAGGCTCAGCAGAAAGCACCCTGAGATGATGACTGTGTCTGGTAGCTTTAGGCTGTGCCTGGGAAAACTTTCCACagctcttgaacagaaagtagtagcatgtaaataaattacctttggatgtaaaagggaaaataatgctaTGGTCTCAATAATCCCACTGGCCAGGTAACTAACATACTTTAcaaaactaactttctctcttttcaggcTTCCCTCACTCTAGTTggttagttagggttgggtgatcagttggacttgatgatcctggaggtctcttccaacctggctgactctgtgattctgctggcttgctgaccctgactgtgttctttgttgtggctaagtactaataagctctctctctgcttttctcctttttttctcttgtcctgtgtgcaggggggaagaggaggaagctgttggtactcccctggtttgtccaggggggttcttgtgttgtacATGTCTGTAGGCAGTGCATGTTTTGTACATggtcattgcattccatattggtaggttgtagttttgcttgtaaatagaacTTAATTTGCTTCCATTTGTAGCTTTGCCTGTAAATAGAACttaatttgcttccatctgtagttttgcctgtagaTATAACttaatttgcttccatctgagctagtctggcaattttcttttggggggttaattttcaacccaccacactgtggCACAGGAGTTTGCTTAATCTAGCTCCCAGCCATGAGttttgggatggagatgggacACGTTGAATGCTCACTGAAGCTTTGCTCCCTTGGTAGGTTGTAGGACTCACACTGCTGACAGCCTCAGGGGACATCCTGGAGTGCTCTGAGTCCATCAACGTGGACATCTTCCAGGCTGCTCGTCTGCACCTTGGCTGCCTGGGCATCGTGCTTACAGTCACCTTCCAGTGTGTGCCTCAGTTCTACCTGCATGAGGTGGCCTTCCCCTCCACCCTTACTCAGGTATGACATGGGGGATGTGTTTGAAGCCTCCCTGGGGACAAGCAAAGCTCGTGGTGAGGTGTGGACGTGGTTGGAGGGAGACTGGGAAATGGTCATGGTAGAAAGTCTTAGAGGTGTGTCTAGGttgcattcatagaatggtctgggttggaagggacctccagaggccaCCCAGTGCAATTCCCtgtgcagcaagcaggggcatcctcaacttgATCAACCAGATCAAGAAAAGTGCAAACAGAACCCACAGCTAGGAGAGGGCAACTGAGCTacacccagccagccccagctgaaGGGCAGAGATTGTGTGGGCAACTGCATGCCATACTTGGCATGGGGCATCATCTGCCCTGCTGCATCCCTCCCATCCAGTGACCCTCACAACCTGCTGTTCCTCAGTAGAAGGCATTTTTCAGCACTTGGAGGGCTCTCGGTCTGCTGGGGGAATGTGTCTTCATGGTGTTCTGAgtccctcaattcaagaaagatgttgagttgcttaaatgtgtccagagaagagcaacaaagctggggaggggtgtggAGCACCAggaccctctgcagccacccctctgcatccagcctgagggagctgagcagggagggagagtgatggggaaagacagagagatgaaagctgtttcctttgtttttctttctggtggTTTCTGAGAACCACAAGGCTCCATCCTTGGGAGATGTGTCCGTTCCCAGCAAGACCAGGGCAGTGTTTGGCCCCAttgtgcttggcactggtgaggccacgctTCAAAtgctgttcagttttgggcccctcactccaagaaggactctgaggtgtccaaagaagggcaatgaagctgatgaaggctctagagcacaagtcttgtgaggagcagctgagggaactgaggttgtttaggctggagaaaaggaggctcaggggagaccttctctctctccctgaaaggaggctggaatgaggtgggggttgatcttttcttccaaagaataagcaatagaacaagaggaaaaagcctgaagttgcaccaaggaaggttcaggttggacatgaggaacaatttcttccccaaaaaggttgtcaaggcctggaacaggctgcccagggcagtggtagggtccccatccctggagggattgaaaagctgtggagatgtggtgctgagggacataattcagtggtgacctggcagtgctggattaatggttggagccaatgatcttaaaggtcttttccaacctaaataattctatgattctatgatgatcaAGTCAGAAATGCTGAAGGAGCCTGCAGGCATtggtgctcctgccctgggcactTGCTGCTGTCCATGGGAGATGTCACCATGGCTCTGCTCATTTTAACCTGCTGttcccaggagctggcaggtcaGCAGAGAGCTGATGGCTCCAGGTACACTTGACTAAGCCTTATGCAGATTTAATGTCCCAGCTGGAGAAAATTGCCCTTAGTGGAAatcctgagctgctctgaggagcctgctgtgctgcctggacTTCAGAAGAACAGGGAGAAGATTGTGTTTGCACTGAGCCACCATCCCCGGAGGCAAGCAGTGCAGGGATGGgtcctggaggagaggagcagcatccTGCAGGGTACAGCTGCTCCATGAGCTGGGAGCTCTCTGAGGAAGTGCCATCTCCCATCTCGTTGTCTCCTGCTgatcagctgctggagagcagtgctttagtccagcagctgctgggccaCCTAAAATTGTCCATTAGCATCCTGAGCTCTGGTCTCTCCTGCTGGATGAGGTCAGGGTAGTTTTGGGGATGGGGCCctcagcagggggttggactagatgatgatctccagaggtccctttcaaccattctgtgatctcccagTTTGCAGGCTGGTTGTGAGCTGAACTTGGGACAAAAACTGTGGTGTGGGGATGAGGAGGAGTGTGATGGCTGACACATTGCAAGGTCCAGAGTGAACAAATCTCTTCTCAAGATCCAAGCCCAGGGCTGTATTTGTGTCATGTGGTGGAAAACTCTCCTGAAGCCAATTGTCACATTGCTCCTGGCATTCTCTGTCTCCATCTTGCCAAAGTGGCAGTCACCCAGCCTGAGGTGTGCAGTGCTGTCTGGGACAGCCTCAAGGCAGGTGGCTGTCCAAGgaggctttctgacctgctCCCTCATGGGTCAGGATCTTGCGTGGCTCTGAAGGTTTCGCATGCTGTCTCCCCCTCAGTAAGTTCCTCTGCTGTCCACCATATCTCTGGTGTTCCCTCTCAGTCCTCCCAGAAGGAGGACATCTTGCATGTAAGGGCCCTTGACTGGTCATGGAGAGCATGAGTTTAGCTCTTTGCTCAGTGTGTGGCTGAGGCACTGGGGACAGTGTCCTGGGATGCTGGTACAGAGGTGCTTAGTGCTGGAGAGTGGTTGCCTCCAGCTGGGCTTTGCATCCTCAGCAGGAACCTGGCTGATTCCCCTCAAGAGAGGCATGAAATGCCCTTTTGGGGGGCAGTGCATCTCCTGGGCTTTATGAGCTTGGATCCCCACGTGGCTCTGTGGCCAGTGGTGGGTAGGATCTGATTCCCTCAGAAAGCCTTTAGAAGGCTCAGTGGGCATTTCTACAGGGTGATTTGAAGGAATTCTTTCTCCTGGGAAGACATCAAAACTGACTTTCCATGCCTCTGCCATTATATAAATTCCTTTCAACTGCTGAATGCATTTCCTTGGAGCCCACCCACCCTCATGGTGCCCAGGAGGCTGGATGGAGTGAGCTGTTCCATTTGATGTTCAGCTCATCCACTGTGCCAGGATGTGACCTGCTGCCTTGAGCTGAGCAATCAGCCAGCTTGCCCCATGTCTTTGGCACCAGATCATCACTGGAGGCTGCAGCATTGCACAAGCTGAAGCCTATGGAGAAGAGGCCACCTGCAAGCCACCTGGGGGCTTTCTAAATGCTCTGTGGACTCACTGGAAGGACTTTATGGATGGGGAACATGAGGAATGAAGTCCACCAGCAGGAAGAAATCAGTGGTGATGGAAAAGAACCTCAGGGATATCATCTTTGCCCTCCTGTGAGGTCTGACAACCCTGGTGATACATCCTCAGCAGCATCCTCATCCACTGCTTCATTTGGGTCTCACAGGTCCAGTTCCAGCCCTGGCTATAATGACACCACAAGCCTTTGTTGAATCTGGCtcatgaaaaataaacagtCCTTGGGCACAAGCAGGAGAATTCATGGCAGGATTGATCAGAGCTGTGGCACCAGGAAAGCTCCAAGAAATGCtgtccttaatttttttctggactGAATTATTCAGTGTCCCCTTTGGAGTGGCTTGAACACAACCATGACAGTGGATTTAATGTGCTTGTGCAGTATCTCCTTCCTAAGCCCTgatccaaagccacctggagcTCCTCGTGCTGGGCCATGGGAAGCTGGGCTGAGTCAGAAAGTGGACAGGGAGGTCCATGAACGTTTCCCAAGTCCATTAATGTGTCTGCCCACCTGCTGTCAGCCCCtaagagcagctgcagtggaGCAGTTGAGAGTTGGAGCACttcagagtcttttttttttccctgggaggtgggaagggaagataGAGGGATAAGGGAAACCTGCCAAGATaatttctccagcctgcagtgaGTTCATTAACTGTGTTTCTAGTTGCAGAGGTGAAGAGTTTGTgcttacagaatcccagcatgtttggggctggaagagacctctggggatcGTCTAGCCCAACtaccctgctgaagcagggtcacccacagcaggctgcccaggatcacatccaggcaggtttggaatctctccagggagattacacaacttctctgggcagcctggtccagggctccaggCAATaagtttttgttgctgttcaggtggaacctcttgggttccagtttgtgcctctgttaccacttgtcctgtcactgggcaccactgaaaagggtcTGGCTCTATCCTCTTGCTccctgccctttagctattgatctgcattgagaagatcccctctcaggctgctcttctccagcttaaacaaccccaggtctctcagcctttccttctcagagagatgctccagtcccctcaacaTTTTTGTAGTGTcctctggactgtctccagtagttccccatctctcttgaactgaggagcccagacctggacacagtactccaggtgtggcctccctggggcaggatagagagggagaagaacctccctgacCACCTCATAAACCCTGCCAGACTCCTCAGACCTTCAGTGCACCCTAGAGCACCATTGCTCAGGCAAGCTGCCAGGCTGAgtgttggtttgtgttgttggtttgtatacagcacagaaccatagaattttataggttggaagagactcttaagatccttgagtccaatcatcaagccagcactgccaggtcaccactaaaccatgtccctcagcacctcatttccatagcttttcaatccctccaggggtggggactccaccagtctgttccaggggcagtctgttccaggtcTCAACAACCCTTTTCatgaggaaattgttcctcacgcccaacctaaacctccccagcaccacctgaggccttttcctctggttttattgcttattccttgggagaagagaccccacctccacctcctaatctactcttttttttaGCTGGGAAGCTCACAAGCCCTGAGCCCAGCCTGAGCGTTACCCTACCCAGCAtcatgctctgctccctgcagagctcagggcaGCCCTCCCTGTCCCTTGGGGCTGTGAGGAGGTTTAACCAAGCTTGCTCTCTATAAATATTAATGCCATTATCAATCCTCTCTCATcgctgctcctctcctgcttccaGAGCTCTGCCTTTCGTGTCGAGCTGCCCAGCGAGGCAGAAGAGAATAATGGCAAGGGAGCAGGTTGCTTGAAATATTTAAGCCTGAGTTATCTAAGACATTGCAAATAATATATGTCAGAGGGGCAAGGCTTGGATTTGTGGTTATATAAggctctgcttgctttcttctctggCCTCGTGATTGCCTTTATCACTGGGATATAAACTCGAGCTGCTCTCGCTGCtgacagtgagcagggacaagaGGCGTTTGGTGTACAGCTGAG
This genomic stretch from Indicator indicator isolate 239-I01 unplaced genomic scaffold, UM_Iind_1.1 iindUn_scaffold_233, whole genome shotgun sequence harbors:
- the LOC128980518 gene encoding L-gulonolactone oxidase-like, translating into MKVHGQGGFKFQNWAKTYGCSPELYFQPTSVEEIREILDMARQQNKRVKVVGGGHSPSDIACTEDFMIQMGKMNQILKVDKEKQQVTVEGGIFLSDLNVELSKQGLALANLGAVSEVTAAGVIGTGTHNTGIKHGILPTQVVGLTLLTASGDILECSESINVDIFQAARLHLGCLGIVLTVTFQCVPQFYLHEVAFPSTLTQVLDHLDEHLKRSQYMRFLWFPHSENVSVIYQDPTNK